A window of Festucalex cinctus isolate MCC-2025b chromosome 6, RoL_Fcin_1.0, whole genome shotgun sequence contains these coding sequences:
- the stx10 gene encoding syntaxin-10 isoform X1, whose protein sequence is MTVKRLIGVKAHCAHARRGDAPGSSIMSLEDPFFVVKGEVQKATARARSLFDRWEELLQDGTQVSRDELDWSTNELRNCLRAIDWDLEDLSETISIVESNPGKFRLGVEELQERRDFVERTRKSVQEMKDQLSSPSAVAQAEKKNKQALLTTSASDRSSQLDAHLVSANSRYIQEQQEQQQVQICMYAADHAGAGRSSGACVRKHPGPQGHVGTDRRRTGRSGRYVGGLCRRDGPDVVTYGLGAQKAGEGLTHDQQSASVVRHRRAGRHHDRRPHPLLRPLTTPVTSELFMTPNTHVFFFFFFLNPCWTRKKKILRWIAMSRHSQVGTPVNRGRCGRRAPTCHTTGSPSLRLEFVTFFVGKQRCTIIK, encoded by the exons TTTCGTCGTGAAAGG GGAGGTGCAGAAGGCCACGGCGCGTGCACGCAGCCTCTTTGACAGGTGGGAGGAGCTTCTGCAGGATGGAACTCAG GTGAGTCGTGATGAGCTGGACTGGAGCACCAATGAGCTACGCAACTGTCTGCGGGCCATCGACTGGGATCTGGAGGACCTGAGCGAGACGATCA GTATCGTGGAGTCGAACCCGGGAAAGTTCCGCCTGGGCGTGGAGGAGCTCCAGGAGAGGAGGGACTTTGTGGAAAGGACCAGGAAGTCCGTGCAG GAGATGAAGGATCAGTTGTCAAGTCCGTCCGCTGTGGCTCaggcagagaaaaaaaacaagcag gCGTTGCTGACGACGTCGGCGTCGGACCGCTCGTCGCAACTGGATGCCCACCTGGTGTCCGCCAATTCCAGATACATTCAAGAGCAGCAAGAACAACAGCAG gttcaaattTGTATGTATGCAGCTGATCATGCAGGAGCAGGACGATCATCTGGAGCTTGTGTCCGGAAGCATCCGGGTCCTCAAGGACATGTCGGGACGGATCGGCGACGAACTGGACGATCAGGCCGT TATGTTGGGGGACTTTGCAGACGAGATGGACCAGACGTCGTCACGTATGGACTCGGTGCTCAAAAAGCTGGAGAAGGTCTCACACATGACCAGCA GTCGGCGTCAGTGGTGCGCCATCGCCGTGCTGGTCGCCATCATGATCGTCGTCCTCATCCTCTTCTTCGCCCTCTGACCACGCCGGTGACCTCTGAACTCTTCATGACGCCCAAcacccacgttttttttttttttttttttttaaacccctgcTGGACCCGGAAGAAGAAAATACTCCGCTGGATCGCGATGTCGAGACACAGTCAGGTTGGGACTCCAGTCAACAGGGGGCGCTGTGGCAGGCGAGCGCCAACATGCCACACCACAGGAAGTCCAAGTTTGAGACTtgaatttgtcactttttttgtggggaaacAAAGATGCaccattattaaataa
- the wdr83os gene encoding PAT complex subunit Asterix, which produces MSSNSMADPRRQNKILRYKPPTTETNPTLEDPTPDYMNLLGMIFSMCGLMLKLKWCAWIAVYCSFISFANSRSSEDTKQMMSSFMLSISAVVMSYLQNPQPMSPPW; this is translated from the exons ATGTCCTCTAACAGCATGGCGGACCCCAGGAGACAAAACAAGATACTACG GTACAAACCCCCCACCACGGAGACCAATCCCACACTGGAGGATCCCACCCCTGACTACATGAACCTGCTGGGCATGATCTTCAGCATGTGTGGACTCATGCTCAAG CTGAAGTGGTGCGCCTGGATCGCCGTCTACTGCTCCTTCATCAGCTTTGCCAACTCGAGAAGCTCCGAGGACACCAAACAGATGATGAGCAGCTTCAT GTTGTCCATTTCGGCTGTGGTCATGTCGTACCTTCAGAACCCTCAGCCCATGTCGCCGCCGTGGTAA